The Spirosoma foliorum genome has a window encoding:
- a CDS encoding sugar phosphate isomerase/epimerase family protein, giving the protein MHLRRRHFLSTLTALTGISLLPETKLVQAKAAVKPYPIACNSYSWLTFYGRQGKTWMADPDASLSELTQSGLTAYEPAINSAEEVTKLIPLLKKYKLAMPSLYVNSTLHQAAEAQKSIDTVLAIAEAARPIGTSIFVTNPSPIKWGSNDDKSDAELVEQARNLDRLGAELRKRDITLAYHTHAPEHRQAAREFHHMLLATDPKNVSLCLDAHWVYRGSGNSQVALFDVIKLYGKRIVEVHIRQSREGIWQETFGKGDIDYQRLTTDLKAINSRPLLVLEQCLEKGSPNTMGPVEAHKQDLTYAKTFFSGLLGY; this is encoded by the coding sequence ATGCATCTTCGTCGTCGTCATTTCCTAAGCACGCTTACAGCGCTTACTGGAATTTCTTTGCTCCCAGAAACTAAATTAGTCCAGGCCAAAGCCGCAGTAAAGCCATACCCGATTGCCTGCAATTCCTATAGCTGGCTTACTTTCTACGGACGGCAGGGAAAAACCTGGATGGCTGATCCCGATGCGTCATTGAGCGAACTGACTCAATCTGGCTTAACGGCCTATGAACCAGCAATTAACTCCGCCGAAGAAGTCACCAAACTCATCCCACTGTTAAAAAAATATAAGCTGGCAATGCCTTCTTTATACGTTAACAGCACATTGCATCAAGCAGCTGAGGCCCAAAAATCCATTGATACGGTCCTGGCCATTGCTGAGGCTGCCCGCCCAATTGGAACCAGTATTTTTGTAACCAACCCTAGCCCAATTAAGTGGGGCAGTAACGACGATAAATCAGATGCCGAGTTGGTTGAGCAGGCCCGTAACCTGGATCGTCTGGGAGCAGAGCTACGGAAACGTGATATCACGCTAGCTTATCATACGCACGCGCCCGAACACCGGCAGGCCGCCCGTGAGTTTCACCATATGCTTCTCGCAACCGATCCTAAAAACGTATCCCTTTGTTTAGATGCGCACTGGGTATATCGAGGGTCGGGGAATTCGCAAGTGGCGTTATTCGATGTGATAAAATTGTACGGTAAACGCATCGTCGAGGTTCATATTCGGCAATCGCGCGAGGGAATTTGGCAAGAAACGTTTGGAAAGGGTGATATTGATTACCAACGTCTTACCACCGATTTGAAAGCAATCAATAGCCGCCCATTGCTGGTTCTGGAACAATGCCTGGAGAAAGGATCGCCAAATACAATGGGGCCAGTAGAAGCGCATAAGCAAGACCTGACTTATGCTAAAACCTTTTTCTCAGGGTTGCTAGGCTACTGA
- a CDS encoding Dps family protein: MQPNIGLEKDVLKQDNTLLNDFLSDLHVLYIKTRKYHWNVAGPNFMEYHKFFESQYKAIEAEIDEVAERIRQLGGTPLATMAEFIHNTSLKEDSGKPKDTADMFRNLLSDHEQIVRELRDDVEKCDEELKDAGTADFLTGLMEAHEAMAWMLRKYLS, from the coding sequence ATGCAACCCAATATAGGCCTTGAAAAAGATGTTCTTAAACAGGACAATACCCTACTAAACGACTTTTTGTCTGATCTACACGTACTCTATATTAAAACCCGCAAATACCACTGGAACGTCGCAGGGCCGAATTTCATGGAATATCATAAATTCTTTGAAAGCCAGTACAAAGCTATTGAAGCCGAAATTGATGAAGTAGCCGAGCGTATCCGACAGTTAGGGGGAACCCCTTTGGCTACTATGGCCGAGTTTATTCATAACACCAGCCTGAAAGAAGATTCAGGCAAGCCTAAAGACACGGCTGACATGTTCAGGAATCTCTTATCAGACCATGAACAGATTGTTCGCGAGCTTCGTGACGATGTTGAAAAGTGTGATGAGGAATTAAAAGACGCTGGTACCGCTGACTTTTTGACGGGTCTGATGGAAGCTCATGAAGCTATGGCCTGGATGCTACGGAAGTATCTTTCGTAG
- a CDS encoding Nramp family divalent metal transporter codes for MPKSLSLRSGLGSILFWSVISAAFIGPGSVTACAIAGSKYGLQLLWVLTFATLGTVWLQEAAARITIATGQDLGQVISQTYTGVKGRWVSWVLFLAIFLGCAAYQAGNILGAVSGLALLTGLPVPALTVGIGLVCIGLLWIGSTQNLANFLGLIVFAMGGAFVYVAFGTPVTPSQLTKSLLTPSFPDGSLLLINSLIGTTIVPYNLFFGSSIVPGQSLSEMRLGIWVAVVLGGIISVVLLLAGLLIPTDFSYPHMAQVLTDSLGSWAGSLFAFGLLAAGFASSLTAPLAAAVTAQSLLGVQKNSPVYRGIWIVVMLTGVTFGLLNVTPIPVIVAVQAINGILLPFVTIFLFVAVNNRTLLGKYRNSLAQNVAMGSIVLVTAILGLWNVWLAFQS; via the coding sequence GTGCCCAAATCTCTTTCTCTCCGTTCAGGTCTCGGCAGTATTTTATTTTGGTCGGTTATCTCAGCCGCATTTATTGGTCCCGGTTCCGTTACTGCCTGCGCTATTGCTGGTTCGAAATATGGGCTCCAACTACTCTGGGTACTTACCTTTGCCACACTTGGCACTGTCTGGCTGCAAGAAGCCGCAGCACGCATTACCATTGCTACCGGACAAGATTTAGGACAGGTTATTTCCCAGACATACACTGGAGTAAAAGGACGCTGGGTATCCTGGGTTTTATTTTTAGCTATTTTTTTAGGTTGTGCTGCGTACCAGGCCGGGAATATTTTGGGAGCAGTATCTGGGCTGGCTTTACTTACCGGGCTACCAGTTCCTGCTTTAACGGTTGGTATCGGGTTAGTTTGCATCGGTCTGTTATGGATTGGATCAACCCAAAATTTGGCCAATTTTCTGGGTTTGATTGTCTTTGCCATGGGCGGGGCCTTTGTGTATGTAGCCTTCGGAACGCCTGTTACGCCCTCTCAATTAACCAAGTCTTTGCTCACACCCAGCTTTCCAGATGGCTCATTGCTGCTAATTAATAGCCTGATTGGAACGACGATAGTCCCCTACAATTTATTTTTTGGTTCAAGTATTGTGCCTGGTCAGTCGCTTAGCGAAATGCGACTCGGCATTTGGGTTGCCGTTGTATTAGGTGGCATTATCTCGGTGGTATTATTATTAGCTGGCCTGCTTATCCCTACTGATTTTTCGTATCCGCACATGGCGCAAGTTCTAACGGACAGCCTGGGTTCATGGGCTGGCTCTTTGTTCGCCTTTGGCTTATTAGCAGCCGGATTTGCCTCTTCCTTAACGGCTCCACTAGCAGCAGCTGTAACGGCACAAAGCCTACTGGGTGTTCAAAAGAATTCGCCTGTTTACCGTGGCATCTGGATCGTCGTGATGCTTACAGGAGTGACCTTTGGCTTGCTAAATGTTACGCCAATTCCCGTAATTGTTGCCGTACAGGCCATTAATGGTATCCTCCTCCCCTTCGTAACCATTTTTCTGTTTGTTGCTGTTAATAATCGAACGTTGCTGGGTAAATACCGCAACTCATTGGCCCAAAACGTTGCAATGGGGTCTATCGTATTAGTTACTGCCATACTGGGGTTATGGAATGTCTGGCTGGCATTTCAGTCATAA
- a CDS encoding tetratricopeptide repeat protein: protein MNNDRIQLLRQFIEEEPGNPFNVYALAMEYINSRPEQARIYFDQLLQENPDYLPTYYHAASLYAELDERDKAAELYEKGIALAKVQNNLKTLQELQRAQQAFEDDDDDW, encoded by the coding sequence ATGAACAACGACCGTATTCAGTTATTAAGGCAGTTTATAGAAGAAGAACCGGGGAATCCATTCAATGTTTATGCCCTGGCTATGGAATATATAAATAGTCGACCTGAGCAGGCGCGTATTTATTTTGACCAGCTACTTCAGGAAAATCCCGATTATCTGCCTACCTATTATCATGCGGCTTCTTTGTATGCGGAGTTGGACGAACGAGATAAGGCCGCAGAATTATATGAAAAAGGAATAGCTCTGGCTAAAGTGCAGAATAATTTAAAGACGTTACAGGAGCTACAGCGCGCACAACAGGCGTTTGAAGATGATGACGACGACTGGTAG
- a CDS encoding electron transfer flavoprotein subunit beta/FixA family protein, whose product MKILVCVTSVPDTTTKIAFTDNKTKLNKAGVTFITGPYDDYALARAVELKEKTGASITVLNVGQADSEPVIRKCLAIGADDAIRVNAEPTDAYFVAEQIAAIAKENSYDLILMGRESIDYNGGQVHGIVGEMLGIPSISPVMLLDLDGDTARITREIEGGKEGLEAKLPLVLGCQEPIAEWKIPNMRGIMTARTKPLKVVEPTGTDTLTTVASYELPAPRGAVKMIPADEAEKLIQLLHTEAKVI is encoded by the coding sequence ATGAAAATATTAGTGTGTGTGACAAGTGTGCCTGACACTACCACCAAAATTGCCTTTACCGACAATAAAACAAAGCTCAACAAGGCAGGCGTAACGTTTATTACCGGCCCATACGATGACTATGCCTTAGCACGGGCTGTTGAACTCAAAGAAAAAACGGGAGCATCGATCACGGTTTTGAACGTTGGGCAGGCTGATTCAGAACCAGTTATTCGCAAATGTCTGGCTATTGGTGCCGACGATGCCATTCGTGTCAATGCTGAGCCAACAGATGCCTATTTCGTAGCCGAGCAAATAGCAGCTATTGCCAAAGAAAATAGTTACGACCTGATTTTAATGGGCCGCGAATCTATCGATTATAATGGGGGCCAGGTTCATGGTATCGTTGGAGAAATGCTTGGTATTCCTTCGATCTCACCCGTTATGCTCCTTGATCTGGACGGTGATACCGCCCGAATTACGCGCGAAATTGAAGGTGGTAAAGAAGGTTTAGAAGCTAAGTTACCTTTAGTACTAGGCTGCCAGGAACCCATTGCTGAGTGGAAAATCCCCAACATGCGTGGTATTATGACTGCTCGTACCAAACCTCTTAAAGTAGTGGAGCCAACTGGAACTGATACGCTTACTACCGTTGCCAGTTATGAATTACCTGCCCCTCGTGGCGCGGTAAAAATGATTCCGGCCGACGAAGCCGAAAAGCTCATCCAACTTCTCCATACCGAAGCTAAAGTAATTTAA
- a CDS encoding electron transfer flavoprotein subunit alpha/FixB family protein translates to MSVLIFAELDEGKIKKSSQEAIFYGAKVAQMTGTTATAIIIGAADESELALAGRFGATNVLHATDAKLNEPNGMAYATVVAAAVQQEGSKVIVLAKSSLADAMTARLAGKLKAGLAANVISLPDLSNGFQVKSSIYTGKAFAYNDLKADVKILAIKKNTITPEETDATASVKAFTPALNEADFAISVKSTEKSSGDILLPEADLVVSAGRGLKGPENWGIVEDLAKALHAATACSKPVSDLDWRPHSEHVGQTGLKISPNLYIACGISGAIQHLAGVNSSKVIVVINKDADAPFFKSADYGIVGDVFDVLPRLTKAVKAL, encoded by the coding sequence ATGTCAGTCCTCATATTTGCCGAATTAGACGAAGGTAAGATCAAAAAATCCTCGCAGGAAGCTATCTTCTACGGGGCCAAAGTGGCCCAGATGACGGGTACAACTGCAACTGCTATTATTATTGGAGCTGCTGATGAGTCAGAACTAGCTTTAGCTGGGCGCTTTGGAGCAACAAACGTGCTACATGCTACCGATGCTAAATTAAACGAACCCAACGGCATGGCTTACGCTACGGTAGTGGCTGCAGCCGTTCAGCAGGAAGGAAGCAAGGTTATCGTTCTTGCTAAATCATCGCTCGCCGATGCCATGACGGCTCGCTTAGCGGGTAAACTCAAAGCGGGCCTGGCTGCAAACGTAATCTCACTTCCTGATCTATCGAATGGTTTTCAGGTGAAGAGCAGTATCTATACAGGTAAAGCATTTGCCTATAACGACTTGAAAGCTGATGTAAAAATTTTGGCGATCAAGAAAAATACCATTACGCCAGAAGAAACCGATGCTACGGCTTCAGTCAAAGCATTTACGCCTGCATTAAATGAAGCTGATTTCGCCATTTCGGTAAAAAGTACAGAGAAATCTTCGGGCGATATTCTCCTTCCAGAAGCCGACTTAGTGGTATCAGCTGGACGGGGATTGAAAGGGCCTGAGAATTGGGGCATTGTTGAAGATTTGGCTAAAGCGCTTCATGCGGCAACTGCCTGCTCTAAACCGGTATCTGATCTGGATTGGCGTCCTCACTCTGAACACGTAGGTCAGACAGGGCTTAAAATCAGCCCTAACTTATACATTGCCTGCGGTATTTCCGGCGCTATACAACATTTGGCGGGTGTAAACTCCTCGAAGGTAATTGTTGTTATCAATAAGGATGCCGACGCTCCTTTCTTCAAATCGGCGGATTATGGTATCGTTGGTGATGTATTCGACGTGCTGCCCCGCCTGACGAAAGCCGTGAAGGCGCTTTAG
- a CDS encoding bifunctional nuclease family protein → MDKIKLEILGLSPSQSQSGSFALVLGEEYGNRRLPIIIGMFEAQAIAIEIEKIVPNRPMTHDLFKQFAEQFKFTVREIMISDLREGIFFAKIVCFDGVRESVIDARPSDAIAIGIRFDVPIYTNESILSEAGITASGNDEEEQEELVRSPNRPSTRSFGDQLKNASSEELQHMLEEALGNEEYERAAKIRDEMSKRN, encoded by the coding sequence GTGGATAAGATTAAGCTGGAAATATTAGGACTATCACCCAGCCAGTCGCAATCGGGCTCGTTTGCACTGGTGTTAGGTGAAGAATATGGCAACCGACGATTGCCTATCATCATTGGCATGTTTGAAGCACAGGCCATTGCAATCGAAATTGAGAAGATTGTTCCGAACCGACCAATGACTCATGATTTGTTCAAGCAGTTTGCGGAACAATTTAAGTTTACGGTCCGCGAGATCATGATTTCTGATCTTAGAGAAGGAATTTTCTTTGCAAAAATCGTTTGTTTCGATGGCGTTCGGGAGTCTGTTATTGATGCTCGTCCATCGGATGCCATTGCGATTGGTATTCGTTTCGACGTTCCTATCTATACGAATGAGTCGATTCTGTCGGAAGCGGGTATTACAGCCAGTGGTAATGACGAAGAAGAGCAAGAGGAACTTGTACGTTCTCCGAATCGCCCGTCAACGCGATCATTTGGCGACCAGCTAAAAAATGCCTCATCGGAAGAACTCCAGCACATGCTCGAAGAAGCACTTGGCAATGAAGAGTATGAGCGGGCTGCCAAGATTCGCGATGAAATGAGTAAACGTAATTAA
- a CDS encoding PPC domain-containing DNA-binding protein encodes MRFFILIILFYGSMDILNAQSYPANSPVISTIMQTYSFRLRPGHDLKKELDAFIRQERIEAGAILTCVGSLTDVSLRLANQSEPSVWKGHFEIVSLVGTLSTNGSHIHLSVADSTGRTLGGHLMEGCKIYTTAELVVGVMTDITYSREVDPVFGYKELVVRKKRRK; translated from the coding sequence ATGCGCTTTTTTATCCTGATTATATTGTTCTACGGTTCTATGGATATACTTAATGCTCAATCCTATCCTGCTAATTCCCCGGTTATTTCGACAATAATGCAGACGTACTCGTTCCGCTTACGGCCAGGTCATGACTTAAAAAAGGAATTAGATGCTTTTATACGACAGGAGCGTATCGAAGCTGGCGCCATATTAACTTGTGTGGGTAGTTTAACTGATGTGAGCCTACGATTGGCTAATCAGTCAGAACCAAGCGTATGGAAAGGGCATTTTGAGATTGTTTCATTAGTAGGAACACTCTCAACGAATGGGAGTCATATACACCTATCGGTAGCTGATTCAACTGGCCGGACACTAGGTGGTCATCTAATGGAAGGATGCAAAATTTATACGACTGCGGAGCTGGTGGTTGGTGTAATGACCGACATAACGTATTCCCGAGAGGTAGACCCGGTATTTGGCTATAAGGAATTAGTTGTCAGGAAGAAAAGACGGAAGTAA
- a CDS encoding PaaI family thioesterase, protein MDNLINPRLDFFRSQIGHDMQNSISPFGRWLNGTIREADYGRMVADYTVRKEMTNPANVLHGGAASGILDDLVGATVFALGREYAYTSVNLAVDFLHAARLGDVVTVTAEVVREGKNIIHCEGRIVAADGKIIAKCATNLIQTSLKLTI, encoded by the coding sequence ATGGACAATTTGATAAATCCCCGACTGGATTTCTTTCGTTCTCAGATCGGTCATGATATGCAGAATAGTATATCACCTTTCGGTCGCTGGCTGAATGGTACAATACGCGAGGCCGATTATGGGCGTATGGTTGCTGACTATACAGTGAGGAAAGAGATGACTAATCCGGCTAATGTACTGCACGGTGGAGCAGCATCGGGAATACTGGACGATTTAGTGGGCGCGACTGTGTTCGCCCTTGGTCGTGAATACGCGTATACTTCCGTAAATCTGGCGGTTGATTTTTTGCATGCCGCCCGACTCGGCGACGTTGTTACAGTAACGGCAGAAGTAGTGAGAGAGGGGAAAAATATAATTCATTGTGAGGGGCGAATCGTAGCTGCCGATGGGAAAATCATTGCGAAATGCGCTACAAATCTGATACAAACATCCTTGAAGTTGACTATCTAG
- a CDS encoding phosphosulfolactate synthase, whose protein sequence is MNYTLTQLPDRTSKPRNSGLTMVMDKGLSLREVEDFLSTSADYTDIVKLGWATSFVTPKLTEKLAIYKEAGIPVYFGGTLFEAFVVRNQFDEYRKLLDKYGMEYAEVSDGSIEMAQDDKCEYIRTLATQVTVLSEVGSKDEAKIIPPYKWIQLMKAELQAGSWKVIGEAREGGTVGLFRSSGEVRQGLVEEILTQVPFESILWEAPQKEQQVWFVKLLGANVNLGNIAPHEVIPLETIRLGLRGDTFTHFLDK, encoded by the coding sequence ATGAACTATACGCTTACGCAGTTGCCTGACCGTACCTCGAAACCTCGCAATAGCGGTTTAACGATGGTTATGGATAAAGGGCTAAGCCTGCGGGAAGTAGAGGATTTTTTATCTACCTCTGCTGACTACACAGACATTGTTAAATTGGGCTGGGCAACATCGTTTGTTACGCCGAAGCTGACAGAAAAGTTAGCCATCTATAAGGAAGCGGGTATTCCGGTTTATTTCGGCGGAACCTTATTTGAAGCCTTTGTTGTACGAAATCAGTTCGATGAGTACCGAAAGCTACTAGATAAATACGGAATGGAATATGCCGAAGTGTCGGATGGGTCGATTGAAATGGCTCAGGACGACAAGTGTGAATACATCCGCACGTTAGCCACTCAGGTAACTGTTTTGTCGGAAGTAGGCTCTAAAGATGAGGCCAAAATCATTCCTCCCTATAAGTGGATTCAGTTGATGAAAGCCGAACTACAGGCTGGCTCCTGGAAAGTCATTGGTGAAGCCCGTGAAGGCGGTACCGTTGGTTTGTTCCGTTCCAGCGGTGAGGTTCGCCAGGGATTAGTTGAAGAAATTCTGACGCAGGTTCCCTTCGAAAGTATTTTGTGGGAAGCCCCTCAGAAAGAACAGCAGGTTTGGTTTGTGAAGCTGCTGGGTGCCAATGTTAACCTTGGAAACATCGCCCCTCATGAAGTTATTCCTCTGGAAACGATCCGGTTGGGGCTTCGAGGTGATACATTTACACACTTTTTAGATAAATAG
- a CDS encoding DedA family protein: MDLIKSLLDFLLHLDRYLDLWANEYGVLLYAILFLIVFTETGLIVMPLLPGDSLLFAAGALAARPTNELSVWVIIPLLIGAALLGDNVNYFVGRFLGTQIKSRERILFFKREYIAETEKFYAKYGGRTVIIARFIPIVRTIAPFVAGAGSMTYGTYIKFCVLGAILWVTSISLLGYFFGNFPIVQKNFELVVFGIVGLSVLPIIIEFFKKRSK; encoded by the coding sequence ATGGATCTCATCAAATCGCTGCTTGACTTTTTGCTTCACCTTGATCGTTACCTCGATCTGTGGGCTAATGAATATGGTGTGCTACTTTATGCCATTCTTTTCCTGATTGTTTTCACGGAGACGGGATTGATTGTCATGCCATTGTTACCCGGCGATTCATTGCTGTTTGCGGCTGGTGCTCTGGCAGCACGACCGACCAATGAGCTGAGCGTTTGGGTGATTATCCCACTCCTGATTGGAGCCGCCCTGCTAGGTGATAACGTCAACTATTTTGTTGGCCGATTCCTGGGAACACAGATCAAATCGCGGGAGCGAATCTTGTTCTTCAAGCGGGAATACATTGCTGAAACAGAAAAGTTTTACGCCAAATACGGTGGTCGGACAGTAATTATTGCCCGGTTTATTCCTATCGTACGGACCATTGCACCCTTTGTAGCCGGAGCGGGCAGTATGACATATGGTACGTATATTAAATTCTGCGTTTTGGGTGCTATCCTCTGGGTAACAAGCATTTCATTACTGGGCTACTTTTTTGGCAACTTCCCGATTGTTCAGAAGAATTTTGAATTAGTGGTGTTCGGTATTGTCGGCTTATCGGTATTGCCCATTATCATTGAGTTTTTCAAAAAGCGTTCCAAGTAG
- a CDS encoding shikimate dehydrogenase family protein produces the protein MNRYGLIGFPLTHSFSQRYFTEKFEREGIIDSRYDLFDMPAISGLTDLLQLPGLRGLNVTIPHKQAVFPYLDRLDTSAEKIGAVNVIKLEADGSRTGYNSDYYGFRQSLTDWLTKLERVPTDLKALVLGTGGASKAVTVALTDLGIPYKFVSRTKTPDNLTYEELPDVLADYSLLINGSPVGTYPRTSEAPDIPYHLLTDKHLLYDLVYNPAETQFMKLGLERGASVHNGLRMLELQAEKAWEIWQS, from the coding sequence ATGAATCGATACGGCCTTATTGGTTTTCCACTTACCCATTCATTTTCTCAACGATATTTCACAGAGAAATTTGAACGAGAAGGCATTATAGATAGTCGTTACGACCTGTTCGATATGCCAGCTATTTCTGGTTTGACAGATCTATTGCAGTTACCAGGTTTGCGCGGGCTGAATGTAACTATCCCTCATAAACAGGCCGTATTTCCTTATTTAGACCGACTAGACACATCGGCTGAAAAGATTGGTGCAGTCAATGTAATTAAGTTAGAGGCCGATGGCTCACGAACAGGCTATAACTCTGACTATTATGGTTTTCGGCAATCGCTGACCGATTGGCTCACCAAACTTGAGCGCGTACCTACAGACCTCAAAGCGCTGGTGCTTGGTACCGGTGGCGCTTCGAAAGCCGTTACAGTTGCCCTGACCGACTTAGGTATTCCTTATAAATTTGTATCCAGAACCAAAACGCCCGATAACTTAACTTATGAAGAGTTACCTGATGTTTTAGCTGACTATTCCTTACTTATTAATGGTTCACCTGTTGGGACTTACCCACGTACAAGCGAAGCGCCAGATATACCCTATCATTTACTAACGGATAAGCACCTGCTGTATGATTTGGTCTATAACCCTGCGGAAACCCAATTCATGAAACTTGGCCTCGAACGAGGAGCTTCTGTACACAATGGATTGCGCATGCTGGAATTACAAGCCGAAAAGGCCTGGGAAATCTGGCAATCGTAA
- a CDS encoding putative quinol monooxygenase, which yields MPLLVFANITAKPENAVDLKSGLQELVTEVRTEPACQFYELYQSAEHPERFIMHELWDDEAGLQAHNEMPHMKAFGAKAKDWFAKPVELTKVTV from the coding sequence ATGCCTCTTTTAGTTTTTGCCAACATCACAGCCAAGCCAGAAAATGCAGTCGACTTAAAAAGTGGCTTGCAGGAATTAGTTACGGAAGTTCGGACAGAACCCGCCTGCCAATTTTATGAACTATATCAAAGCGCAGAGCATCCCGAACGCTTTATAATGCATGAACTCTGGGATGACGAAGCGGGGTTGCAGGCGCATAACGAAATGCCACACATGAAAGCGTTTGGCGCTAAAGCAAAAGATTGGTTTGCAAAGCCTGTTGAGCTGACAAAAGTAACGGTGTAG
- a CDS encoding glycoside hydrolase family 25 protein, protein MRFRVLVKIISRRYGLWIVAGLLIVAAIWVFRSRQADDMNWRFVQAFGIRLPMRYAIHGIDVSRHNDRINWARVQQMEAEGVRLQFVFIKATEGATLADKHFDKNWREAKKIALHRGAYHFYHPTRDPLKQANNFIRHVELSPGDFAPVVDFEVINGQSDETIVNGLKLWLETIEEHYQIRPIIYTNGNLYKRYIKGNLDEYPLWIADYSTKHLRSYNADKLYLWQHNQNGWVKGIRGQVDFNVFVMDDTRMQEICL, encoded by the coding sequence ATGAGATTTCGCGTACTGGTCAAGATTATTTCGCGCCGATACGGTTTATGGATTGTGGCAGGCCTGCTTATTGTAGCCGCCATTTGGGTTTTTCGATCGCGACAGGCAGACGACATGAATTGGCGGTTTGTGCAGGCATTCGGTATTCGCTTGCCGATGCGCTACGCTATTCATGGCATCGATGTATCTCGCCATAACGATCGGATCAATTGGGCACGGGTTCAGCAAATGGAAGCAGAGGGCGTTCGATTGCAATTTGTTTTTATCAAGGCCACCGAAGGAGCAACCTTAGCCGATAAACATTTCGACAAAAACTGGCGCGAAGCAAAGAAAATTGCGCTGCACCGAGGTGCCTATCACTTCTACCATCCCACCCGTGACCCACTTAAGCAAGCCAATAATTTTATTCGTCATGTAGAGTTGAGCCCAGGCGATTTTGCCCCTGTGGTTGACTTTGAAGTAATCAATGGCCAATCAGATGAGACAATCGTGAATGGGCTGAAGCTGTGGCTCGAAACGATTGAAGAGCACTATCAAATTCGCCCCATTATTTACACCAACGGTAATCTCTATAAACGCTATATTAAAGGGAACCTGGACGAATACCCACTCTGGATAGCAGACTATTCTACCAAACACCTACGTAGTTATAATGCCGATAAACTCTATCTCTGGCAGCATAACCAAAATGGCTGGGTTAAAGGTATTCGTGGGCAGGTCGACTTTAACGTATTTGTGATGGATGATACCCGGATGCAGGAAATCTGTTTGTGA
- a CDS encoding peroxiredoxin: MSLRLGDIAPDFEADTTQGHIHFHEWLGTSWGMLFSHPADFTPVCTTELGRTALLKDEFGKRNVKVIAVSVDDLESHNRWTPDIKDVTGSEVNFPIIADPDRTVATLYDMIHPNASEKATVRSVFVIGPDKKIKLTLTYPASTGRNFNELLRVIDSLQLTAEYQVATPADWKDGEDVIVTPAVSNDQLEAKFPKGVTFVKPYLRTTPQPNK; the protein is encoded by the coding sequence ATGTCACTTCGCTTAGGAGATATCGCCCCCGATTTTGAGGCCGACACAACACAAGGTCACATTCATTTCCACGAATGGTTAGGTACGTCATGGGGAATGTTATTCTCGCACCCAGCTGATTTTACGCCTGTCTGCACAACCGAGTTAGGAAGAACCGCTTTGTTGAAAGATGAATTCGGCAAGCGTAATGTAAAGGTTATTGCGGTATCAGTCGATGATCTGGAATCGCACAACCGTTGGACGCCCGACATTAAAGATGTTACGGGTTCGGAAGTTAATTTCCCCATCATCGCTGACCCCGATCGTACAGTAGCCACACTTTACGATATGATTCACCCCAATGCTAGTGAAAAAGCAACGGTGCGTTCGGTGTTTGTGATTGGACCCGATAAAAAAATCAAATTGACGCTGACATATCCAGCCTCCACAGGCCGTAATTTCAACGAGCTACTGCGCGTAATCGATTCGCTACAACTCACGGCTGAATATCAAGTAGCAACCCCTGCCGATTGGAAAGATGGCGAGGACGTAATTGTAACACCTGCTGTATCGAATGATCAGCTGGAGGCTAAATTCCCGAAAGGGGTAACGTTCGTGAAACCGTATTTACGGACAACTCCTCAGCCTAATAAGTAA